AAACTTTATATTTTTACATTTTTTCACGGCTATTTCCGCGGCGTCTATTAGCAGTTCTATTCCCTTATTTCGCCTGAAAAAACCAACGGTACCGGCTACAAATCCGTTTTTAACGCCGTATTTTGCCCTTATCTTATCCCTTTGTGTTTTAGAATACTTCAGCGGGTCCATTCCATTATGAATTACTGCCATTTTTCCGCCTTTCACGCCCGCGTTTTTCATTGACCGCATAACCGCGCCCGAAACACATATTATCTTTTTTACAAACATGGATAAAAACGCCGAGTTAAGCCCAAAATAAGAAAGGGGTTTTTTATCAACTATAATGTGCTTGTGCCATATCATTTTCATGCCGGCAAAATAAGCGGGCATAGCCGTTAATTTAAGGCTTAAAAAACCATTTGCATATAAAAGTGAGGCGCCTGAATTTCTTAAATAGGCATAAGCGGCCTTTGCGAATCTGAAGTATGCAAAAACATACCTGTACCGGGGTTTTTTGGGCGCTTTTATGATTGTGTATTTTATTTTATTTGTTTTTAAAAGGGTTTCAAAAGGGCCCTCTTTCATCAGCAGAACTTCCACATCATACGTCTTTCTTAAACCCTTTAACAGGTTAAGCAGCACAATCTGGCCGCCTCCAATAAAAGAAAAATATTCCGCGAATATTATTTTTTTCTTACCACTCATTTATTTTTGCCTTTTCTGTTTTTGTCACATCATCCACTTTGGCGAAATGCGGAAAAATATAGTCCGCGGTAATTCCAATTCTGTGGTTTGCCTCGCCGGGAAGTATGTTGTCGGGTTTAAAAGCGTAATCAAATTTAACATAAAATATTTCTGACGGCTTAAGCTTAATGCCTGCACCCGCCGTAATATTCTGCCCGTCAAATCCCATCCTGATTGCGGCAAAATCATTCCATGTAAGCTCGCCGCCGATAGCGCCTTTTATATACTCATAAGTGGAATAGAAAAAATCAGCCGAAGCCGAAAGGTTAAGACCCTTTACTTCAAACGGTTCTGCTGCACGCGCAGAGATACCGGCCGCGGCAGTTAACGGAATACTTTCCACCATAGTGGAATTATTCCAGGTAATAAAAGTGCTGATGTTGGAAACATTAATCCCCGCCTTTAACCATTCATTAATCAGCAGTATGGCTCCAAAATCAAAACCCGTACCTGAACCCCGCGTTTTTCCTATCGCTTCAATATAGTATCTGAAATTTCCGCCGACAAAAAGATTGCCGGCAAGGGTGGTTGCGGCAGTGAAGATAAAAACATTAACCGAATCGGAAATTAGCGATTCCGGTTCGTATGAATCGGTTGACCTTACCTCTATATCGCCGCCGGCGCTGTAATTGAACCAGGAAAATCCCACTGAATATATGTTTTTATGTATATCAAACGGCTTGCCTATTGATATATAATTTACCGCCCTGTCAAAAGACATAAGATAGGTTTCAGCGGACAGCTGAAGGTCAGGCAGAAGCACCAGCCCCGCCGGGTTATAAACGGCAGAAGCGGTATCATCAGCCGCGGCTGTATACGCGCTTCCCATACCTGTTGCCCTTACTCCGGCTCCAAGTTTGGTGTACGCTCCCGGCTGGCCGCCTTCCGCCAATAACAAAACGGATGCCGATATAATCAGCGCACCGGCAATTATTGTTTTCTTAAAAATGGTTATAAACAAATGTTTACTCCTGTCATATCAGTATAAAACCGTTATTTTATTTTTACCTCTAACCGTGCCGCTGCTTACCGTAAAAAAATAAGTCCCGTTTCCGGCTTTGCGTCCGCTTGTGGTTTTGCCGTCCCATTTAACGTAATTGTAACCTGTGTACGCGGCTGAAACATCAACTGTCTTTTTCCATACAACATCACCCGCCGCGTCATAAATGGTAATAACAGTTTCAGCCGGGGCTGATAAGACATATGTGATGGTTGTGTTTCTTTCACGGTCGGGAGAAAAAGGGTTTGGCCAGTTATAAGTGCGCATTTCAACCGCCCTGTCAGGGTTTTCAGTCAGCGCCCTGTAGGCGTTTATCCTGCCCCAGCCGGTCTTAATGTCATAACCGGGGTCGCCTATGTCATCCGCTGACATCTGCATTATTTTTCTGACCCGTTCTTCTTTAATCCCGGGGTTTAAAAGTACAACCTGCGCGGCAAGCGCGGACACAAACGGCGCGGAAAACGAAGTGCCATCCACGGATTCATAACCCGAATTCTTTGATGTCGTTGTAATACCCACACCCGGCGCTGTTAAATCAACTTTACCGTAGGTGGAAAAGTTCGCTTTATTATCATTTATATCGGAAGCCCCGACACTTATCACCTGTGAATAAGCGGCAGGGTAAATCTTCTCGTTTATTCCTGAATTTCCGGAAGAAGCTACAAGCACACACCCTTTTCCAGCGGCATAAGCCACCGCATTCTGCAGGGTAATTCCTCCGTAGCTGCCGCCAAAACTCATGTTTATTACGTGCGCCCCATTGTCGGCCGCCCACACGCAGGCGTAATAGATATCCGCATCATGGCCAAAACCGTCTTCATCAAGCGCCTTTATAGGCATTACTTTTATCAAAGAACTGCCATTGCTGTAGGCCGCACCTGCTATTCCATTTCCATTATTTGTATTTGCCGCAATTATTCCCGTCACAAGCGTTCCGTGCCCTTCATCCGCGTCATCATCCACATTACCGCTTCCATCAATAGCGTTTATCCCGTTAACTGTAGTGCCGATAATATCAGAATGTTCCCTTCTTAGACCGGTATCAATAACAGCAACAATAACCTGCCTGTTAAGCCCTGAAGTAATAAGCGATTCCTTGTAAACTTTGTCCTCTTCTATTTTATTATAACCCCATTGGCTGCCGTTTTGATAATACGTATCATCAGGCCCGCCAGTAAGAGGAGTATACCCTGCTTTTCTTTTATAGTTTGGTTCCGCGTATTCAACAAAAGGAAGCGAGGAGAAATAGGAGATTTTTTCTGTGATATTAATGCCGTCCGGTACTTCAACACAGCGGATGTCAAGGGCGCTAAAGTGCGGCCGAATGTCCCTGCAGCCGCCTTCTTCAATAACAGAAACAATAAGGCTATCGCGTGAAGTGCTTTTCCAGCCGCGTTCTTTGGCGTAACTTTCCATTACAGACGGTTCAAATACTTTTTTAAACCCTATAATTATGCTCTCTGCTGCCGTTAAAGAAAAGGCAAACGATATAAATACTATCAATAACGCAGCGGTTTTTTTCAATTACCCACCCGCTTTTATTATGCTGTCTATTATCACAGAGGCAAGTTCCTGCTTTGTACCGCCTCCCGAAAAAACCTTTTTCCCGTTTTTGGTAAAAATAGTTATGGCGTTGTCATCAGATTCAAACCCGCGGCCTTCTTTTGATATGTCATTAAAGACTATCATGTTTAATTTTTTCCTTTTCATCTTTTCAACGGCCCTCTTTTCCCCGCCTTCGCTTTCCGCGGAAAAGCCCGCTATAAACTTTTTGCCTTTATTGGCCGCGGCCCAGGCTATTATGTCTTCGGTGGGTGTAAGTTTTATTTCAAGGCCTTCCCCCCTTTTCATCTTGCCTTTGTGCCTTGGCACAGTGTAGTCGCCGACGGCAGCCGCACCTATAACAATATCAGTTTCCTTAAGGTTTTCTTTAACCGCATCCATCATATCAGATGCAGATAAGACTTCCACGATTTTATCCGCCCCCGGAATATAGGATGTCTTACCTGTGATAAAAATAACTTTTGCGCCGCGCGTTTTTGCTTCCTGTGCAAGATAATATCCGGTTTTGCCGGATGAAGGGTTGGATATAAAACGGACATCGTCAATGAATTCCCTTGTGGGGCCGGACGTAATAAGTACTGTTTTACCGGTCAGGGATTTTTTTTTTAGCGCTGCCGTGACAGCAGACACAATTTTTTCCGTGTCTTCAATGTGGCCGTCGCCTTTGTCGCCGCAGGCAAGTTTCCCTTTTTTGGGGCCTATGAAAACATAACCCAGTTTTTCAAGCTTATTCACGTTTTCTTTTACAATTTTATTGTTCCACATGGCAGTATTCATCGCAGGCGCGATAAATACCCTTTTGCCGGACGCCGCCATCACCACCGTTGTTAAAAGGTCATCCGCAATTCCGGACGCTATTTTGCCGATTACATCGGCGCTTGCCGGCGCGATAACAACCGCAGCGCAGTTCTGCGCAAGGCCGATGTGCGTGACAGGCGATGAATGATTTTTAGATTCAAAAAACAGGTCATCGTACACGGGATTCCCGGACAGCGTGCGCAGCGTAAGCGGGGTGATAAATTCTTTAGCCCCGTCCGTCAGCACGCAGTTTACGTTAAATCCGGAATCCTGAAACCTTCTGACCATGTCTGCCGCCCTGTATGCGGCAATGCTTCCTGTCACGCCAAGAAGTATCGTATCCATTTTTTATTTGTCTTTTTCCACGTTGATTATATCAAGGTCAAAATCAGCAAATTTCAGTTTGCCTTCCCTGAATTCTTTTATCGCGATAACCGGGGGTTTGGTCTTTCTGTCTTTTTCTTCTATCTCACCAAGATTCTCCCTTATTTCTTTAGCCCTGTTTGAAATCACAATAACCGCCGCGTACTTGTTGGGCATCTTTTCCGTAAGATCCTCGCTTGAAAAATCTATCTTCTTCATTTATTGCCTCCTTTTTCCTGTATTTCAAGGTTGACTATATAGTCAAGGTATTTAACCGCGTGTTCCACGCTGTCATTTATTATTATGTAATCGTACTTTTTTCTTTCAAGCATTTCTTTTTTGCCAAGTTCTATCCTTTTTTTCATATCCTCTTCAGACTCTGTCTTTCTGTTCTTCAGCCTGTTTTCAAGTTCTTTCAGGGAAGGCGGTATGATAAAAATTGTCACGCATTTGTCCTTAAGTTTTTTCTTAAGGTTTTTAGCGCCCTGTATGTCCACATCCATTATTACATTTTTGCCCTCTTCTGTGCTTTTTATTAAGGGTTTCTTTGGAGTGCCGTAAAAATTGTCAAGCACCCTGGCGTATTCAAGAAACTCGCCTTTTCTGATAAGCCTTTTGAATTCATCCTGCGTATAGAAAAAATAATGCTCTCCGTTTTTTTCGCCCGCCCGCGGCTGCCTTGTTGTGGCGGAAACAGAAACCGTGAAATCACTGCGGTTCTTTAAAAAACCGCTTGTAACCGTAGTCTTGCCCGCGCCCGACGGAGCGGATATCACAAATATAAGCCCTTTTTTCATTTTTTATCCGGTTCCTTTTCCTTAATTTTTTCTTTTGGCGCTTCCTTTAACTGCTTCTTTTCCTGCCTTACACTT
This DNA window, taken from Candidatus Goldiibacteriota bacterium HGW-Goldbacteria-1, encodes the following:
- the coaBC gene encoding bifunctional phosphopantothenoylcysteine decarboxylase/phosphopantothenate--cysteine ligase CoaBC, with the translated sequence MDTILLGVTGSIAAYRAADMVRRFQDSGFNVNCVLTDGAKEFITPLTLRTLSGNPVYDDLFFESKNHSSPVTHIGLAQNCAAVVIAPASADVIGKIASGIADDLLTTVVMAASGKRVFIAPAMNTAMWNNKIVKENVNKLEKLGYVFIGPKKGKLACGDKGDGHIEDTEKIVSAVTAALKKKSLTGKTVLITSGPTREFIDDVRFISNPSSGKTGYYLAQEAKTRGAKVIFITGKTSYIPGADKIVEVLSASDMMDAVKENLKETDIVIGAAAVGDYTVPRHKGKMKRGEGLEIKLTPTEDIIAWAAANKGKKFIAGFSAESEGGEKRAVEKMKRKKLNMIVFNDISKEGRGFESDDNAITIFTKNGKKVFSGGGTKQELASVIIDSIIKAGG
- the rpoZ gene encoding DNA-directed RNA polymerase subunit omega, which produces MKKIDFSSEDLTEKMPNKYAAVIVISNRAKEIRENLGEIEEKDRKTKPPVIAIKEFREGKLKFADFDLDIINVEKDK
- a CDS encoding guanylate kinase — protein: MKKGLIFVISAPSGAGKTTVTSGFLKNRSDFTVSVSATTRQPRAGEKNGEHYFFYTQDEFKRLIRKGEFLEYARVLDNFYGTPKKPLIKSTEEGKNVIMDVDIQGAKNLKKKLKDKCVTIFIIPPSLKELENRLKNRKTESEEDMKKRIELGKKEMLERKKYDYIIINDSVEHAVKYLDYIVNLEIQEKGGNK